One genomic segment of Jaculus jaculus isolate mJacJac1 chromosome 2, mJacJac1.mat.Y.cur, whole genome shotgun sequence includes these proteins:
- the LOC101601034 gene encoding ORM1-like protein 1 yields the protein MRVGVAHSEVNPNIHVMNSKGMWLTYALGIGLFHIVLLGIPFFSVPVAWTLTNTIHNLGMYVFLHAVKGTPFETTDQGKARLLTHWEQLGNGEQFTLS from the coding sequence ATGAGGGTTGGAGTTGCCCACAGTGAGGTGAATCCAAATATCCATGTAATGAATAGCAAGGGTATGTGGCTGACATATGCATTGGGAATTGGCTTGTTTCATATTGTCTTGCTCGGCATTCCCTTCTTCAGTGTTCCTGTTGCTTGGACCTTAACAAATACTATACATAATCTGggcatgtatgtatttttgcatgcaGTGAAAGGAACACCTTTTGAGACTACTGACCAGGGGAAAGCAAGGCTCCTAACGCATTGGGAACAACTGGGCAATGGAGAACAGTTTACATTGTCATGA